The Antechinus flavipes isolate AdamAnt ecotype Samford, QLD, Australia chromosome 4, AdamAnt_v2, whole genome shotgun sequence genomic interval aaaaaaacctcagaaagACAAGGATttcattattattcagtcatttcaattgtgtctgactctttgtgagtccatttgggatttttttggccaagacactgaagtgatttaccatgtccttctccagttcattttacagatgaggacattgggAAAAAGTGACTTGtgtaaggtcacatagctggtaggtatctgagactggatttgaactcagatgagtcttcctgaatcagGCCCAACATTCTATCACTTCACCAGCCAACTACAAAAGAGACCTCAGAAAGACAAGATTTACAATATTCCAGAACTGTTTGTTCCTTTAAAAATACTCTGCTGCTCATCAATTTCCCTCAAATGATAGGATCATAAaatgagagttggaagggaaaggactgtggaaacctaatccaaccccctcatttaacTGATgggggaaaaataaggaaagtgggggtggggggatggcGATGGCAATCTGTATTGGCCCAATTACAGTTTTGGATGCTGTTCTGAGGCAGCTCTGAGAACTCCCTGGCCTGGGCACTTTTGCCTCCAGTTAGCTGAGTCTTCCCACAACTGTCATCCCCAACTGTCACAGAACCTTTCAGTTCTaacattccatctctctctcaGCAAAAAAGGAGTTTAAACAGCTCCTCCTACCTCAGCTCTGAAACACATGGCTATCAAATAACAAGGTTAAGCATTTCTGAAGCGTGTGGCAGAATAAATTAGCTTCTTCTCGAGGAAGAATAAAGGCATACATGCTTGAAGCTCAGCACATGTGCATGTGAAGGTGGCCTGTCCACAACCAACTTGGACTTAGGTGATTTTGTCTGGGAAAGGAAGAGGATGAGAATAGTGGGATGAATTAATGCAATGTTTCTGGAAGTTaaattcccttccccctccataTTTAATTGAGTTGTGATATTCAAAGAATGGGCAGCTGGGAATCTAGGTCAAACCTGTCCCTATTGAAgctttattcccttctctctatctctatccttCTCAATACCCCTCCCCACACTAAAGAATCCCCCTTTTATATATACAGACATGATTAGCAACCCTAATGgaacaagagaaaaatgaagtaacAAAGTTAAGGATAATTATTTAGATGTATTTGACACCTTTCTAAGTGGCCTCAATGCAAGGCACTTTATAAGCATAAAGAGATATAAATTATGCATGGGATTCCTTCAGCCACTCTTGAAATGCAATCAGTTTTGCAAGAGTTGATTATTTTGAAGGTTATATAGGCAGTACAGAATACCTCTTCTGGTAACCACAAAATAACAGTAAATAGGAAACAATTGAATGTTAGAATAAACAAACCTAACCTTTCTGTAGAATaatgattaaaacaaaagaatcctttttaaaaattcatttgaaaatcttcaggttcaagacacttaacattgtattaatatatgtgattatatatacTACCTTAGAGGCATTGTAGGATTAGAGAAAGGAGTCCCAGAGGTAATAATTTCCTTCAATCAAACTCCTAGTAACTACAAGCAAGCATCAAGACTTCTCTCTGAGCTACCTAACTTCTATGATGTGCatcaatacaaattttaaaattcctgtaATTATGACCAAAAATTTTATTTGTCATAATTTCTGCAAAATCAATATTTGTAAAAGtcaaaggaaagacaaaaaaaaaaaaaaaaaaaagccttgatcTCACTTCCCAAAAGCTGTAAAAAGTCCTAAAGAGAGATCCTAAAGAGAGATCTAAAGAAACCAGTGTGGCTACACAGGAAACTCTTtgataagctttttaaaaaattatttaaaacttaaatacaaactaggaaaaggaaaaaattaccatgtgcacagcagaacataaaagaggattcagaatacaaagcaataaatttccatttgaagaaagcctgtataataaatacacattttgttcagagctgtccatctttgctttcttgtaaattttcttttgttctctgctgtgcgttttttactttattctttttatctccttcctctccttcttccccaagaAGGCTGTAATTATCCACTGACATGTTTATGCATGTGTGTAAATACATACCTATGTACACACGCACATACATATGTGCAAATATACACtgacatgcatatatatatacctagatatctataatcatacatagatacatatacattcataggTATCTATGTATACTATGCTTGTTTGTTCTGTTTCTCTTAAGGTcgataacattttccttcatcACGTTCCagtctttctgtatttttctaacTTCACCAACTCATCATTTTGTACACCaaagcaatattccaaccttatccTGTCTAGTTATTTTAGTCTAAAACAAGATTGATTAATATAGCTGACATAGtatagtttctctttttctcttttgattaaatctattttagttttaactttgttagagatcatgattactacccctacttattttttttactcctgatctttattCTGTTTGTAACTCTCCTGACTCTGCTTTACTCTCTAGTTTGCCTCCCTCTCCAAAGATCTCGCCCTTatcctctccctccatcctttatTCTTgccctctttttttctataatttagaagacttttatagccTTTCAAATAGGGatgtgttattccctctttatcccattctcattctttgctaagtttttgaaaacatttaaaaatggaaggaaCTGCATGTAACCAATGAAGAATATGAAAGCACTGCAAATAGGTTGTGTCTAGAAGATGAACTATCAGAATAAATGGAAGGTTGTAAAGatgtcaaagataaaataaaggccCAATTTGtatatgtgcaaagcacttttaaGCGGACTCATTACTTGGCGAAGATGATGACAGAGAGAAGATAGAACTTTAAGTTTACATTGCTTCTATCATCTTCAAGAAACATGGTCTTCAAAAATTGTAAACATAAGAATGTTGCCCAGTGACCAAGCATGATTCCAAAAGACAGGTAATGAAGCAGCAACCACTCCTCCTGACAGGGAAGTGATGGGCTCATCTTGCAGaatgatacaaacatttttggacatggccaataaagaaatttattttccttgaatATGAGGATTTATTAcaaggcttttttctttctctcttttcccatggagaagagggaatgtgggaaagaaaataaatgcttgttaattggaacgaaaaaaaacaaaaaaaacaaaaacttgttttaacttaaaaaagaaaaaaagtacataaGGGGGTAGAATCCTGGGGTTGGAGTAGAGATCTTGTTTCAGACATTGattctgtatgaccctggatttactttaatctctttgtgcctcatgacaaaatggaataatagctgataaatgtggaaatatgttgagaagaattgcatatgACTCCGCGGTGAACACCCCCTTGCTCCCTTGCAGGGCCGCCGTCCAGCCCCTTCAGAAGCAAATCCTAGGTTTAGCTCACAGCTTCCTCGTCTGCTTGTTCCCGGCCAGATCATCGGGAAGCTCCGGATTTAGAGAGGAGCCGGGGCGCAGGCCGAGGTGACTCTATAGACTATACCGGTGCCGGAGCGGGAGCCGGTGCCGGAGCTGGAGCCGGAGCCGGGAGCTCCAGCCGGGAGCCTGAGCCCAGATCCAAGGTTAGGCCAGAAAGCTGAACTCCTGGCTCCAGCATGGCGGCTTCATCTGTTCTGGGCGCCGTCCTGGCTCGGATTCTCTTCTATCCGACACTTCTGTACACCCTGGTGCTCGATAAGGTGTCAAGAGCCGGGCACCGCGACTGGTACCACCGCATCGACTCTACGGTGCTGTTGGGCGCGCTGCCGCTGCGCAGTCTCACGCTCCGGCTAGTAGAGAAGGAGAATGTCCGAGCAGTGATCACCATGAATGAAGAATATGAGACGAGGTTCCTGTGTAACACTTTTGAGGAATGGAAAGCAGTTGGAGTAGAACAACTGCGTCTCAGCACAGTGGATATGACTGGAGTCCCAACTCTGGAAAACCTAAAGAAAGGTGTCCAGTTCACACTCAAGTACATGGCCCTGGGGAAATGTGTCTATGTTC includes:
- the LOC127561278 gene encoding phosphatidylglycerophosphatase and protein-tyrosine phosphatase 1-like, with translation MAASSVLGAVLARILFYPTLLYTLVLDKVSRAGHRDWYHRIDSTVLLGALPLRSLTLRLVEKENVRAVITMNEEYETRFLCNTFEEWKAVGVEQLRLSTVDMTGVPTLENLKKGVQFTLKYMALGKCVYVHCKAGRSRSATMVAAYLIQVYNWTPEEAVKAIADIRSHIQIRPRQVKVLKEFHRQVMAEAEKNKISQKEPADE